A single genomic interval of Schistocerca americana isolate TAMUIC-IGC-003095 chromosome 2, iqSchAmer2.1, whole genome shotgun sequence harbors:
- the LOC124595891 gene encoding glutathione S-transferase 1-like: MAPLILYNHPLSPPCRLVRLVAGIIGVDLKIEDVKDLYKDLKTPEMLKKNPQHTVPVLVDNDLYISESRAIVMYLISKYAKDDSLYPKDVNKRVLVDQRLFFDQDLFNRILNVFMPVFQGKEVEPSSIEKANDGLETLNRMLDSKQFLAGDKVTIADYAVANSLLALELNPKSGVDATKQPNVKQWLPRVESSHPVYGKIVKEYHEALKKMMQK; this comes from the exons ATGGCACCGCTGATTCTTTACAACCATCCCTTGAGCCCTCCATGCCGTCTGGTACGACTGGTCGCCGGTATCATCGGTGTTGATCTAAAAATAGAGGATGTAAAGGATCTCTATAAGGACTTGAAGACGCCTGAAATGTTGAAG AAAAATCCCCAACACACAGTTCCTGTATTGGTAGATAATGACCTGTACATTAGTGAAAG CCGTGCCATTGTGATGTACCTCATCTCGAAGTATGCGAAGGATGATTCTCTGTACCCGAAGGATGTAAACAAACGTGTTCTCGTCGACCAGAGGTTATTTTTTGATCAAGACTTGTTCAACAGAATTTTGAATGTTTTC ATGCCAGTATTTCAAGGCAAAGAAGTGGAACCCAGCAGCATTGAGAAAGCGAACGACGGTCTGGAAACTTTGAACCGAATGTTGGACAGCAAACAGTTTCTGGCAGGAGATAAGGTTACTATTGCTGACTACGCCGTCGCTAATAGTCTGTTGGCATTGGAG TTAAACCCAAAGAGTGGAGTTGATGCTACGAAGCAACCTAACGTTAAGCAATGGCTTCCACGTGTGGAAAGTTCTCACCCAGTATACGGGAAGATCGTCAAAGAATATCATGAAGCCCTGAAGAAAATGATGCAGAAGTAA